The Salvia miltiorrhiza cultivar Shanhuang (shh) chromosome 1, IMPLAD_Smil_shh, whole genome shotgun sequence genome has a window encoding:
- the LOC130996611 gene encoding outer envelope pore protein 37, chloroplastic-like, producing the protein MVEPKPGPPSIPPPPPPPPPPPAADGGVEAPGVVSFGGFFKMGRPKLRVTSEFDSESSVFFNKISCKLLDNLAKLKLTFQNGSNGEVLEPQIFLNSKFLSLQYDVEESDALLKANFEIAPGLQFRAAHEFKARQGEVAMVADLAGPAYKFELSSAVPSIGMPRATLKFPLGEISLEEKDEEIEEQKRAISVNGIIKSHILGGIYTARFSDENLDLRYAYKDGEMTFIPSLSLPSNALACAFKRRFSPSDKLSYLYKFDTNHWSAVYKHKVGNDYKLKAGYDAEVRHGWASLWVGDEDGKAKTAPMKMKVQIMVQVPQDNIKSTALMFRVKKRWDF; encoded by the exons ATGGTCGAACCAAAGCCCGGACCGCCGTCCATACCtcctccacctccaccgccaccgccgccgccagcTGCAGACGGCGGCGTGGAGGCCCCGGGAGTGGTCAGTTTCGGCGGTTTCTTCAAAATGGGTCGGCCAAAGTTGCGAGTAACATCCGAATTCGACAGCGAGAGCTCCGTTTTCTTCAACAAAATCTCGTGCAAATTATTGGACAATCTGGCCAAACTCAAGCTCACTTTTCAAAATGGCAGCAACGGGGAGGTGTTGGAGCCgcaaatattcttgaattcaaaaTTCTTGTCGCTGCAATACGACGTCGAAGAGAGCGATGCGTTGCTCAAAGCAAACTTCGAAATCGCACCAGGCTTGCAATTCAGGGCCGCGCACGAATTCAAG GCCCGGCAAGGAGAAGTTGCGATGGTTGCAGATCTTGCAGGACCGGCATACAAATTTGAATTGTCATCTGCCGTTCCATCTATAGGCATG CCGAGAGCAACTTTGAAATTTCCTCTTGGTGAAATTTCacttgaagagaaagatgagGAGATAGAGGAACAGAAGAGAGCTATATCAGTGAATGGTATCATTAAAAGTCATATTCTGGGTGGAATTTATACAGCCCGATTCAGTGATGAAAATCTGGATTTACGATATGCATACAAG GATGGGGAAATGACGTTCATTCCAAGCTTATCTCTACCTTCAAACGCGTTGGCTTGTGCATTTAAGCGGAGATTTAGTCCTTCAGACAAGTTGAG CTACTTGTACAAATTCGACACAAACCATTGGAGTGCAGTGTATAAACACAAAGTCGGGAACGACTACAAATTAAAAGCTGGTTATGATGCTGAGGTACGCCATGGTTGGGCGTCACTCTGG GTTGGAGATGAAGACGGCAAAGCCAAGACGGCCCCCATGAAGATGAAGGTGCAGATCATGGTCCAAGTTCCTCAAGACAATATCAAATCAACGGCTCTGATGTTCCGTGTCAAGAAGAGGTGGGACTTTTAA